A single genomic interval of Christensenellaceae bacterium 44-20 harbors:
- a CDS encoding DUF47 family protein has translation MAKKGYNYFDAFVDMAQYACDAANYLVETLNNFDVHEMEERVTGLHEIENAADGKRHEITSHLIHEFITPIDREDIFNLVQQLDTAVDTIEDVLRNMYMHNITSMRPEAVEFSRLLGKCVGSMKSAMEKFTHFRKSSSIKDYIVEVNMLEEEGDRLHVSAVHDLFAAGGDPLEVIGWRKVYDSLEDCMDACEHVVDAVESVIMKNS, from the coding sequence ATGGCAAAAAAAGGATATAACTATTTTGATGCGTTTGTGGATATGGCGCAATACGCCTGCGACGCGGCAAATTATTTGGTGGAGACGCTGAATAACTTTGATGTGCACGAGATGGAAGAGCGCGTAACCGGCCTGCATGAAATCGAAAATGCGGCAGACGGCAAGCGCCACGAGATCACTTCTCATCTGATTCACGAGTTTATCACCCCCATCGATCGGGAGGATATTTTCAATCTGGTTCAGCAGCTGGATACGGCGGTGGATACCATCGAGGATGTTTTGCGCAATATGTATATGCACAACATCACGAGCATGCGCCCGGAGGCAGTGGAGTTTTCCCGGCTGCTGGGCAAGTGCGTTGGTTCGATGAAATCGGCGATGGAGAAGTTCACGCATTTCCGCAAATCCTCCAGCATCAAGGATTATATTGTGGAAGTCAATATGCTGGAAGAAGAGGGCGATCGCCTGCATGTCTCGGCGGTGCACGATCTCTTTGCGGCAGGGGGAGACCCGCTGGAAGTGATCGGCTGGAGAAAAGTCTACGACAGCCTGGAAGATTGCATGGACGCCTGCGAGCATGTTGTGGATGCCGTCGAGAGCGTCATCATGAAAAACTCCTAA
- a CDS encoding DUF362 domain-containing protein yields the protein MEDSSMEKAKVYFTKKIVPESLLALYERMGVALPGKVAVKLSTGEAGNPNYLNPDLIKDLVQKVNGTIVECNTAYQGKRYCAQDHYKVAEDHGFTKIAPVDIMDEDGEISLPVVGGRHMKENFVGKNLENYDSVLVLSHFKGHPSGGFGGALKNISIGIASRHGKEWIHSAGVERENFWHSPQDDFIESMAEAAKSVIDYFSPENMVYISVANNLSVDCDCVATPEPCCMADIGVFASTNPVALDQACMDAIYQSEDSGRDHMIERMESRHAALILSHSEEMGVASREYDLICLD from the coding sequence ATGGAGGATTCTAGTATGGAAAAAGCAAAGGTCTATTTCACCAAAAAGATCGTCCCGGAAAGCCTGCTTGCGCTTTATGAAAGGATGGGCGTCGCTCTGCCCGGCAAAGTGGCCGTCAAGCTCTCGACGGGCGAAGCCGGCAACCCCAACTATCTGAACCCGGATCTCATCAAAGATCTCGTCCAGAAAGTGAACGGCACCATCGTCGAGTGCAATACGGCCTATCAGGGCAAGCGCTACTGCGCCCAGGATCACTATAAAGTGGCCGAGGATCATGGCTTCACCAAAATCGCGCCGGTAGATATTATGGATGAGGACGGCGAAATTTCCCTGCCCGTCGTCGGCGGCAGGCATATGAAGGAAAACTTCGTGGGCAAAAACCTGGAGAACTACGATTCCGTGCTGGTGCTTTCGCACTTTAAGGGCCACCCCAGCGGCGGCTTTGGCGGCGCGCTCAAGAATATCTCCATCGGCATCGCCTCCCGCCATGGCAAAGAGTGGATCCACAGCGCGGGCGTCGAGCGGGAGAACTTCTGGCATAGCCCTCAGGATGATTTTATCGAATCCATGGCCGAGGCCGCAAAATCTGTCATCGATTATTTCTCCCCGGAGAACATGGTCTATATCAGCGTAGCCAACAACCTCTCGGTGGACTGCGACTGCGTCGCGACGCCCGAGCCCTGCTGCATGGCTGATATCGGCGTTTTCGCTTCGACCAATCCCGTCGCGCTGGATCAGGCCTGCATGGATGCCATCTATCAGTCCGAAGATTCGGGCAGAGACCACATGATCGAGCGGATGGAATCCCGCCATGCCGCGCTCATTTTGTCGCACTCCGAGGAAATGGGCGTCGCCTCCCGGGAATACGACCTCATCTGCCTGGATTAA
- a CDS encoding YjjG family noncanonical pyrimidine nucleotidase — protein MKENARKGAAMPNYSVLLFDLDDTLLDFRANEACALPALFALHGYHFTVPIAQVYHSINNHLWSSYERGLLPLRDVLDVRFARTMAHFGVEIDGAAWEAEYRHLLSLGHQKMEGALEICQTLCKTHRLFIVTNGVTGTQERRLREAGLFDFFEDIFYSELIGHQKPARAFFEYVAAHIPGFDAQRALLIGNSPATDILGGLNFGIDTCLYSPSGAPAPAEVPATYTIRSLYELPALC, from the coding sequence ATGAAAGAAAACGCGCGCAAAGGAGCCGCCATGCCAAACTATTCCGTCCTTCTCTTCGATCTCGATGATACTCTGCTGGATTTCCGCGCCAATGAGGCCTGCGCGCTTCCCGCGCTGTTTGCCCTGCATGGCTATCACTTCACCGTGCCCATCGCCCAGGTCTATCACAGCATCAACAACCATCTCTGGTCCTCCTATGAGCGCGGCCTGCTGCCGCTGCGGGATGTGCTGGACGTCCGCTTTGCCCGCACCATGGCACATTTCGGGGTGGAGATCGACGGCGCAGCCTGGGAAGCGGAATACCGGCATCTGCTCTCCCTGGGGCATCAGAAGATGGAAGGCGCGCTGGAAATCTGCCAGACGCTCTGCAAGACACATCGGCTGTTCATCGTCACCAACGGCGTTACGGGCACGCAGGAGCGCCGTCTGCGCGAAGCCGGACTGTTCGATTTCTTCGAGGATATTTTCTATTCCGAGCTCATCGGCCATCAAAAGCCCGCTCGGGCATTTTTTGAATACGTCGCCGCGCATATCCCCGGGTTCGACGCCCAGCGCGCCCTGCTCATCGGCAATTCACCTGCCACGGATATTCTGGGCGGCCTGAATTTTGGCATCGATACCTGCCTCTATTCCCCCTCCGGCGCGCCTGCCCCGGCCGAAGTTCCTGCGACCTATACCATCCGCAGTCTTTATGAGCTGCCCGCGCTCTGCTAA
- a CDS encoding AI-2E family transporter yields MEKITSKKLWKAGLILGAIYLCITYLHEIGAFIGTLLGVLSPLITGCIIAFVLNLLMKRLESWYFPHSQNQFVIKSRRPVCIFLSMLTWALILALICTLVIPELVSSFALIGKEIPPTLEWLYHFVSDNLDGIPSLQQMLLNLNLNWSVLVQKLISYISLGVGDVINTALAVITGVFGLLTNLLIGIIFALYLLLDKERLLRQFSRLFEAHLKPKKYQQFLRLMRTANESFSSFIVGQFTEAIILGLLCTAGMFLLRLPYAAMTGAVVGATALIPIVGAYIGAGIGAFMILTVDPMKALFFLIFLIILQQIEGNFIYPKVVGTSVGLPGIWVLAAVIVGGGLFGIFGMVLGVPLAATIYKVLKNRVSRKLDRPAKQGAAPPENSAGES; encoded by the coding sequence ATGGAAAAAATCACAAGCAAAAAACTATGGAAAGCCGGGCTCATTCTTGGCGCTATCTATCTTTGCATCACGTATCTGCACGAGATCGGCGCCTTTATCGGAACGCTTCTTGGCGTGCTTTCCCCGCTGATCACAGGCTGTATCATCGCCTTTGTGCTCAACCTTCTGATGAAGCGGCTGGAGAGCTGGTATTTTCCGCACAGCCAAAATCAGTTTGTCATCAAATCCCGCCGGCCGGTCTGCATCTTTCTTTCCATGCTCACCTGGGCGCTCATCTTAGCGCTCATCTGCACGCTGGTCATCCCCGAGCTGGTCTCCAGCTTTGCGCTCATCGGCAAGGAAATCCCGCCGACGCTGGAATGGCTGTATCATTTTGTCTCAGATAATCTGGATGGCATCCCTTCTCTTCAGCAAATGCTGCTCAACCTCAATTTAAACTGGTCTGTGCTGGTGCAGAAACTGATCAGCTATATCTCCCTTGGGGTGGGCGATGTCATTAATACTGCCCTGGCCGTGATCACCGGCGTATTCGGCCTGCTCACCAATCTGCTCATCGGCATCATCTTCGCGCTCTATCTGCTGCTGGATAAAGAGCGGCTGCTCCGCCAGTTTTCCCGGCTGTTTGAGGCGCATTTAAAGCCAAAAAAATATCAGCAGTTCCTGCGGCTGATGCGCACCGCCAACGAATCCTTTTCCAGCTTTATCGTCGGCCAGTTCACCGAGGCTATCATTCTGGGCTTGCTGTGCACGGCCGGGATGTTCCTGCTCCGGCTGCCCTATGCCGCCATGACGGGCGCTGTCGTCGGGGCGACGGCCCTGATCCCCATCGTCGGCGCATACATCGGCGCGGGCATCGGCGCCTTCATGATCCTCACGGTAGACCCCATGAAAGCGCTCTTTTTCCTGATCTTCCTCATTATTCTCCAGCAAATCGAGGGCAATTTTATCTACCCCAAAGTCGTGGGCACCTCCGTCGGCCTGCCCGGCATCTGGGTGCTGGCGGCAGTGATCGTGGGCGGCGGGCTGTTTGGCATTTTTGGCATGGTGCTGGGCGTCCCGCTGGCGGCAACCATCTATAAGGTTCTAAAAAACCGCGTCTCCCGCAAGCTGGATCGCCCTGCGAAACAGGGCGCCGCTCCGCCGGAAAACTCCGCAGGAGAATCCTAG
- a CDS encoding helix-turn-helix domain-containing protein, which yields MPYENKDPPTLRLRLYDVLSCSRHAKIKEESYLQWRKQVSPILQRITELRTQRGWSEYRLAEYSGVAQSTISSWYQKSYIPSVSSLEKICAAFGISLSQFFAEVSSELVSLTVEQCRLLEKWNTLSENGKQALFRLLAEL from the coding sequence GTGCCTTATGAAAATAAAGATCCGCCCACTCTCCGCTTACGTTTATATGACGTACTTTCTTGCAGCCGCCATGCTAAAATTAAGGAAGAATCATATCTACAATGGAGAAAACAAGTGAGCCCAATCTTGCAGCGTATCACAGAGCTGAGAACCCAGCGCGGCTGGAGCGAATATCGCCTGGCGGAATATTCCGGCGTGGCACAATCCACCATTTCCTCCTGGTACCAAAAATCCTATATCCCCTCTGTTTCTTCCCTGGAGAAAATCTGCGCGGCGTTTGGCATTTCTCTTTCTCAATTTTTTGCGGAAGTCAGCAGCGAGCTAGTTTCGCTCACCGTGGAACAGTGCAGGCTTCTGGAAAAATGGAACACATTATCAGAGAATGGCAAGCAAGCCCTCTTTCGTCTGCTAGCCGAACTTTAA